Genomic DNA from Candidatus Zixiibacteriota bacterium:
TAACCGGATGCTGTCGGGCGTCTCAGTCCTTGGTGAAGAACATCTTCAGCGCGATCAGGACCAACACAACGGCGAAGGTCTTGCGCAGGAGTTGATCGGAGAGGCCGACCGCCCATTTGCCGCCGACAAAACCCCCGACGACGAAACCGGCGCAAATGATGGCCGCAGCGGGGAGGTTGACGAGACCCTTTTGGTAGTAGGCCAGCGCCGCCAACAAGCCGATCGGCGGCACCAGAAGAGCAAGCGTGGTGCCCTGGGCCAGGTGTTGGCTGAAGCCGAAGAGAAAAATGAGCGCGGGCACGATAATAATACCGCCACCGATGCCAACCAAACCGCTGAAGACTCCGGCTACCAGACCGAGGACAACTAATCCAACCGCATTAAGAGTTGTCATGCGCTTTGACTCCTTCTGCCGCGCGACTGGCGATTCAAACCGCCGCTATCATAGAGGGTCATAATCGATATGGCAAGGGCGCTCTGCGGATTTCAACGCGAACCGCCGGGCCGCCGCCGTGCAAGTGGGCGCGGGCAAAATTCCTTTACTTTTCCGGCAACGGGTATTACCTAACAGCCCACTTGCTGACGTATACAACCGGGCAGGTTTGACTCAATGAGGGATGATCTATGGCTGACAAATATGATGTAATCGTGTTAGGGGGCGGACCGGGCGGCTACGTGGCGGCAATCCGCGCCGCGCAATTGGGCGCCAGGGTCGCCTGTATCGAGGAAGACAAACTCGGCGGTATCTGCCTCAACTGGGGCTGCATTCCGACCAAGACGTTCATCGCCACCGCGCACCTGTACAAGAAGATCAAGGAAGCCGGCGAGTTCGGCATCGATCTGACCGGCACCGCGCAGATCAACATCACCAAGATGGTCGAGCGCAAGAACAAGGTCGTCAACGAG
This window encodes:
- a CDS encoding sulfite exporter TauE/SafE family protein: MTTLNAVGLVVLGLVAGVFSGLVGIGGGIIIVPALIFLFGFSQHLAQGTTLALLVPPIGLLAALAYYQKGLVNLPAAAIICAGFVVGGFVGGKWAVGLSDQLLRKTFAVVLVLIALKMFFTKD